A genomic region of Zea mays cultivar B73 chromosome 6, Zm-B73-REFERENCE-NAM-5.0, whole genome shotgun sequence contains the following coding sequences:
- the LOC100191157 gene encoding E3 ubiquitin-protein ligase SIRP1 isoform X1, translated as MTEAAVTRYWCHGCVRVVEEAMGEEIKCPFCGGGFIEEMIGEEFDGLASQQSERDSSQWGASNNPFEQPRAEADSEDEEDDDDYDDDIGRAFESFIRRHGRPSALRRAFDSIQDDLRADRDSDFSILINAFNQALALQRSVLDADEARDDQGGSSNDDGLMEEYVLGAGLTLLLQYLTENDPSQYGTPPANKEAVDALPTVQIAEAVSCSVCLDDLELGSQAKQMPCEHKFHSPCILPWLELHSSCPVCRFELPSEETEDLDEPSNVDRTENTHEEVRADGPEDDSESSNRAWALVPWFSGLFSTPEPQTVRGAFTDQQTRSTSGTNMNAGES; from the coding sequence ATGACAGAAGCTGCAGTTACAAGGTACTGGTGCCATGGATGTGTGAGGGTTGTTGAGGAGGCCATGGGGGAGGAGATCAAGTGCCCATTTTGTGGTGGTGGATTCATTGAAGAGATGATTGGTGAGGAATTTGATGGGTTGGCCAGCCAGCAGTCAGAGCGGGATTCATCACAATGGGGAGCGTCGAACAACCCCTTTGAGCAGCCAAGGGCGGAGGCGGACAGTGAGGatgaagaagatgatgatgattACGATGATGATATAGGCCGTGCATTTGAGAGTTTCATCAGGAGGCATGGGCGGCCATCAGCTCTCCGTCGGGCGTTTGACAGCATCCAGGACGACCTTAGAGCTGATAGGGATAGTGACTTCTCCATTCTGATCAATGCCTTCAACCAAGCCCTCGCTTTGCAACGCTCAGTGCTTGATGCTGATGAGGCCCGAGATGACCAAGGTGGATCTAGCAATGATGATGGCTTGATGGAAGAATATGTCCTGGGGGCTGGGCTAACCCTGCTGCTTCAATATTTGACTGAGAATGATCCAAGCCAGTATGGCACCCCTCCTGCAAACAAAGAGGCGGTTGACGCTCTGCCCACTGTCCAAATAGCAGAGGCTGTCAGCTGTTCAGTCTGCCTTGATGATCTTGAGCTAGggtcccaggcaaagcaaatgcctTGTGAGCATAAGTTCCACTCTCCTTGTATACTGCCATGGCTTGAACTCCATAGCTCCTGCCCTGTGTGCCGGTTTGAGCTGCCATCTGAAGAGACAGAAGATTTGGATGAGCCTAGCAATGTGGACAGAACAGAGAACACCCATGAGGAAGTCAGGGCCGATGGCCCTGAAGATGACAGTGAGAGCAGTAACAGAGCGTGGGCCCTTGTTCCTTGGTTCAGTGGGCTATTCTCAACACCTGAACCACAAACTGTCAGAGGCGCTTTCACTGATCAGCAGACTCGCTCCACTTCTGGAACCAACATGAATGCTGGCGAAAGCTGA
- the LOC100126901 gene encoding ferric-chelate reductase (NADH)2 has protein sequence MEFLQGQRLETTLAVAAAVVAVAAGSAYLFLRSRKPRGCLDPENFKEFKLVEKRQLSHNVAKFKFALPTPTSVLGLPIGQHISCRGQDASGEEVIKPYTPTTLDSDVGSFELVIKMYPQGRMSHHFREMKVGDYMSVKGPKGRFKYLPGQVRALGMVAGGSGITPMFQVTRAILENPKDNTKVHLIYANVTYEDILLKEELDGMAKNYPDRFKIYYVLNQPPEVWDGGVGFVSKEMIQTHCPAPAADIQVLRCGPPPMNKAMAAHLDDLGYTKEMQFQF, from the exons ATGGAGTTCCTGCAGGGCCAGAGGCTGGAGACCACGCTGGCCGTCGCGGCCGCCGTCGTTGCCGTCGCAGCCGGCTCCGCCTACCTCTTCCTCCGCAGTAGGAAGCCCAGGG GATGCCTAGACCCCGagaacttcaaggagttcaaacttGTTGAGAAGAGGCAGCTGAGTCATAATGTTGCCAAGTTCAAGTTTGCGCTCCCAACACCTACTTCTGTATTGGGTCTTCCAATCGGACAGCATATAAGCTGCAG AGGACAGGATGCTTCTGGCGAGGAAGTGATCAAGCCTTATACTCCAACTACTCTGGACTCTGATGTTGGATCTTTTGAGCTTGTTATAAAG ATGTATCCCCAAGGAAGAATGTCTCATCATTTCCGTGAGATGAAAGTTGGTGATTATATGTCTGTGAAGGGACCTAAG GGCCGTTTCAAGTACCTACCTGGACAAGTGAGAGCATTAGGAATGGTAGCTGGAGGATCAGGCATTACTCCAATGTTCCAA GTCACAAGGGCAATTCTTGAGAACCCAAAGGACAACACGAAAGTACACTTAATCTATGCAAATGTCACGTATGAGGATATTCTTCTGAAG GAAGAACTTGACGGCATGGCCAAAAACTATCCTGATCGTTTCAAGATCTACTATGTCTTGAATCAG CCTCCTGAAGTCTGGGACGGTGGCGTCGGGTTCGTGTCGAAGGAAATGATCCAGACTCATTGCCCAGCGCCTGCCGCCGACATTCAG GTATTGCGATGTGGACCTCCTCCCATGAACAAAGCCATGGCCGCGCACCTGGACGACCTTGGCTACACGAAGGAGATGCAGTTCCAGTTCTAA
- the LOC110354864 gene encoding Type I inositol polyphosphate 5-phosphatase 10-like has protein sequence MAFSHDGKMKGCQTNLFRTKDKKVVKMTDSASCSTAKYGSSNSKSPSSSPFRKLSEVRSIRLNHFLSHSSNATKYEHVRIFVSTWNVGGKAPTAELKLDDFLPVDDHSDIYVLGFQEIVPLNAGNVLVIEDNEPAARWLALINRALNQPVDTVDDIFQHKPYPSLDSTSSRSTPCLDGSFSNRSRTASGSIIFQKSLKSIKKSYMPSQRKQLKFCNCPVEMAKKSYKDACFWCPQAYANDMDSSEEDELDDNLNDIFGLNDDGVTSSVSASRDQLKYNLISCKQMVGIFVTVWAKKELMQHIGHLRTSCVGRGIMGYLGNKGCISVSMTLYQTSFCFICSHLASGEKEGDELRRNLDVLEILRLTQFRRICRRAGRRIPEKILDHERVIWLGDLNYRISLSYEDTKKLLTENNWDALFEKDQLNIQRASGSVFKGWSEEKIYFAPTYKYSCNSDSYAGETATSKKKRRTPAWCDRILWHGDGIAQLSYFRGESQFSDHRPVCGTFIVEVKRLDGQSKRRPSNTNIKIGAEELLPTRDRHN, from the exons ATGGCTTTTTCACACGACGGAAAGATGAAG GGCTGTCAGACAAACCTTTTCCGGACAAAGGATAAGAAAGTCGTCAAGATGACAGATAGTGCAAGCTGCTCCACAG CTAAGTATGGATCAAGCAACTCAAAATCACCATCTTCATCCCCCTTCCGGAAGCTTTCAG AAGTTAGGAGCATACGTCTCAACCATTTTCTAAGTCACTCTTCAAATGCTACAAAATATGAACATGTCAG GATATTTGTCTCCACATGGAATGTTGGAGGAAAAGCACCTACTGCCGAGTTGAAACTGGATGACTTTCTTCCTGTTGATGACCATTCAGACATTTATGTTTTAGG CTTTCAGGAAATTGTGCCTCTCAATGCTGGTAATGTCCTTGTGATAGAAGATAACGAGCCAGCTGCAAGATGGCTTGCTCTTATAAACCGTGCGCTAAACCAACCAGTTGACactgttgatgatatatttcagCATAAACCATATCCCTCCCTGGATTCAACCTCATCCCGGTCAACACCATGCCTTGATGGTTCCTTCTCCAACCGTTCAAGAACAGCCAGTGGTTCTATAATCTTCCAAAAGTCCTTGAAATCCATCAAGAAATCTTACATGCCATCCCAGAGAAAACAACTCAAATTCTGCAATTGCCCAGTGGAAATGGCCAAGAAATCCTACAAAGATGCTTGCTTTTGGTGTCCACAAGCATATGCCAATGACATGGACTCCTCAGAAGAGGATGAATTGGATGACAATTTGAATGATATTTTTGGCCTTAATGATGATGGCGTTACTTCGTCTGTTTCTGCCTCCAGGGACCAGCTAAAGTATAACCTCATATCTTGCAAACAAATGGTTGGTATTTTTGTCACAGTCTGGGCAAAGAAAGAATTAATGCAGCATATTGGACATTTGAGAACGTCCTGTGTTGGTCGCGGAATAATGGGATATCTTGGAAATAAG GGATGTATATCAGTAAGCATGACACTATACCAGACAAGCTTTTGTTTCATCTGCAGCCATTTGGCTTCAGGTGAGAAGGAAGGTGATGAATTGAGGCGAAATTTAGATGTGTTAGAGATTCTAAGGCTCACACAATTTCGAAGGATTTGCAGAAGAGCTGGGCGAAGAATCCCTGAGAAAATTCTTGACCATGA GCGGGTGATATGGTTAGGAGATCTGAACTACCGAATTTCCTTGAGCTATGAAGATACCAAAAAACTTCTGACTGAAAATAACTGGGATGCCCTTTTTGAAAAGGATCAG CTCAATATCCAGCGTGCTTCTGGAAGTGTGTTCAAGGGGTGGAGtgaggagaagatatattttgctCCCACATACAAGTACTCTTGCAATTCAGATTCTTATGCTGGAGAGACTGCCACATCAAAGAAAAAGAGGAGAACCCCAGCCTG GTGTGATAGAATACTATGGCATGGAGATGGTATTGCACAGTTGTCCTACTTCCGGGGGGAATCTCAATTCTCTGACCATCGTCCTGTTTGTGGGACATTTATTGTTGAGGTTAAAAGGCTAGATGGTCAATCAAAGCGGCGCCCATCAAACACCAACATTAAAATCGGTGCTGAAGAGTTGTTACCGACAAGAGACAGGCATAACTAA
- the LOC100282945 gene encoding Probable prolyl 4-hydroxylase 4 isoform 1 precursor (isoform 1 precursor is encoded by transcript variant 1) — MKSYPWAGARPLAVVQLLLFLAHLVDRGGAAGGGSKGSSVYPAAVVYPHHSRQISCKPRVFLYQHFLSDDEANHLISLARAELKRSAVADNMSGKSTLSEVRTSSGTFLRKGQDPIVEGIEDKIAAWTFLPKENGEDIQVLRYKHGEKYEPHYDYFTDNVNTVRGGHRYATVLLYLTDVPEGGETVFPLAEEPDDAKDATLSECAQKGIAVRPRKGDALLFFNLNPDGTTDSVSLHGGCPVIKGEKWSATKWIRVASFDKVHHPQGNCTDENESCAKWAALGECIKNPEYMVGTTALPGYCRRSCNVC, encoded by the exons ATGAAGAGTTATCCGTGGGCGGGGGCCCGCCCTCTTGCCGTCGTGCAGCTCCTCCTCTTCCTCGCCCACCTCGTCGACCGCGGCGGTGCTGCCGGTGGAGGCAGCAAGGGCAGCTCGGTGTACCCGGCGGCTGTCGTCTACCCGCATCACTCCCGCCAGATCTCCTGCAAACCCAG GGTGTTCCTGTATCAGCACTTCCTCAGCGACGACGAGGCTAACCACCTGATCTCCCTC GCGAGAGCGGAGCTCAAGAGGTCAGCGGTCGCCGATAATATGTCTGGCAAGAGCACGCTCAGTGAGGTCCGCACCAGCTCCGGCACCTTCCTCAGGAAGGGCCAG GATCCTATTGTTGAGGGTATAGAGGACAAAATTGCTGCATGGACATTCCTTCCAAAAG AGAATGGTGAAGATATCCAAGTCCTAAGATATAAGCATGGGGAGAAGTATGAACCACACTATGATTACTTCACTGACAATGTTAACACTGTCCGTGGTGGTCATCGCTACGCTACTGTTCTTTTGTACTTAACTGATGTACCAGAAGGAGGGGAAACGGTTTTCCCCTTGGCTGAG GAGCCCGATGATGCTAAAGATGCAACCTTGTCAGAATGTGCTCAGAAAGGCATTGCAG TGAGACCACGGAAAGGTGACGCCCTCCTTTTCTTCAACCTTAACCCAGACGGCACCACCGACTCGGTGAGCCTCCATGGTGGTTGCCCGGTCATAAAAGGCGAGAAATGGTCGGCTACGAAGTGGATCCGTGTGGCCTCGTTCGATAAGGTCCATCACCCACAGGGCAACTGCACCGACGAGAACGAGAGCTGCGCGAAATGGGCGGCCCTAGGGGAGTGCATAAAGAACCCAGAGTACATGGTGGGAACCACAGCGTTGCCTGGTTACTGTCGGAGGAGCTGCAATGTGTGCTAG
- the LOC100282945 gene encoding Probable prolyl 4-hydroxylase 4 isoform 2 precursor (isoform 2 precursor is encoded by transcript variant 2) yields MKSYPWAGARPLAVVQLLLFLAHLVDRGGAAGGGSKGSSVYPAAVVYPHHSRQISCKPRVFLYQHFLSDDEANHLISLARAELKRSAVADNMSGKSTLSEDPIVEGIEDKIAAWTFLPKENGEDIQVLRYKHGEKYEPHYDYFTDNVNTVRGGHRYATVLLYLTDVPEGGETVFPLAEEPDDAKDATLSECAQKGIAVRPRKGDALLFFNLNPDGTTDSVSLHGGCPVIKGEKWSATKWIRVASFDKVHHPQGNCTDENESCAKWAALGECIKNPEYMVGTTALPGYCRRSCNVC; encoded by the exons ATGAAGAGTTATCCGTGGGCGGGGGCCCGCCCTCTTGCCGTCGTGCAGCTCCTCCTCTTCCTCGCCCACCTCGTCGACCGCGGCGGTGCTGCCGGTGGAGGCAGCAAGGGCAGCTCGGTGTACCCGGCGGCTGTCGTCTACCCGCATCACTCCCGCCAGATCTCCTGCAAACCCAG GGTGTTCCTGTATCAGCACTTCCTCAGCGACGACGAGGCTAACCACCTGATCTCCCTC GCGAGAGCGGAGCTCAAGAGGTCAGCGGTCGCCGATAATATGTCTGGCAAGAGCACGCTCAGTGAG GATCCTATTGTTGAGGGTATAGAGGACAAAATTGCTGCATGGACATTCCTTCCAAAAG AGAATGGTGAAGATATCCAAGTCCTAAGATATAAGCATGGGGAGAAGTATGAACCACACTATGATTACTTCACTGACAATGTTAACACTGTCCGTGGTGGTCATCGCTACGCTACTGTTCTTTTGTACTTAACTGATGTACCAGAAGGAGGGGAAACGGTTTTCCCCTTGGCTGAG GAGCCCGATGATGCTAAAGATGCAACCTTGTCAGAATGTGCTCAGAAAGGCATTGCAG TGAGACCACGGAAAGGTGACGCCCTCCTTTTCTTCAACCTTAACCCAGACGGCACCACCGACTCGGTGAGCCTCCATGGTGGTTGCCCGGTCATAAAAGGCGAGAAATGGTCGGCTACGAAGTGGATCCGTGTGGCCTCGTTCGATAAGGTCCATCACCCACAGGGCAACTGCACCGACGAGAACGAGAGCTGCGCGAAATGGGCGGCCCTAGGGGAGTGCATAAAGAACCCAGAGTACATGGTGGGAACCACAGCGTTGCCTGGTTACTGTCGGAGGAGCTGCAATGTGTGCTAG
- the LOC100281959 gene encoding lipid binding protein precursor: MVVAAMRRPCAVPALLVAAATATLVLLLLLSPSSAQPVPSPAAAPGPAGGTGIDSACLNSLLNMSDCLPYVSQGSTARRPDAPCCPELAGLVGSNPVCLCELLSGAADSYGIAVDYGRALALPGVCRVATPPVSTCTALGYHVRVGPAAAPMSGSPSPMSGISPSGEGPQFPGTSPTASPPSSTSTAARRSSAGAGSHLVALAMLPLAAAVSGML; this comes from the exons ATGGTGGTGGCGGCGATGCGGCGGCCGTGCGCTGTGCCAGCGCTGCTggtggcggcggcgacggcgacgcTAGTGCTTCTGCTGCTGCTGTCACCGTCGAGCGCGCAGCCGGTGCCGtccccggcggcggcgccgggcccCGCGGGCGGGACCGGGATCGACTCGGCGTGCCTGAACTCGCTGCTCAACATGTCGGACTGCCTCCCGTACGTGAGCCAGGGGAGCACGGCGCGGCGCCCCGACGCGCCCTGCTGCCCGGAGCTGGCGGGCCTCGTCGGCTCCAACCCCGTCTGCCTCTGCGAGCTCCTCTCCGGCGCCGCCGACTCCTACGGCATCGCCGTCGACTACggccgcgcgctcgcgctcccCGGGGTCTGCCGCGTCGCCACACCGCCCGTCTCCACCTGCACAG CCCTCGGATATCACGTCCGCGTGGGCCCAGCTGCGGCGCCCATGTCAGGGTCTCCCTCGCCCATGTCAGGCATCTCTCCCTCCGGGGAGGGCCCACAGTTCCCAG GAACATCGCCGACCGCCTCGCCGCCGTCCTCGACCAGCACCGCGGCGCGCCGCTCCTCCGCCGGCGCGGGCAGCCACCTCGTGGCCCTCGCCATGCTGCCGTTGGCCGCCGCCGTCAGCgggatgctctaa
- the LOC100384428 gene encoding ADP-ribosylation factor 2-like isoform X1, with the protein MGLTFTKLFRRLFAKKEMRILMVGLDAAGKTTILYKLKLGEIVTTIPTIGFNVETVEYKNISFTVWDVGGQDKIRPLWRHYFQNTQGLIFVVDSNDRERVVEARDELHRMLNEDELRDAVLLVFANKQDLPNAMNAAEITDKLGLHSLRQRHWYIQSTCATSGEGLYEGLDWLSNNIANKARSI; encoded by the exons ATGGGGCTCACGTTCACGAAGCTGTTCAGGCGGCTattcgccaagaaggagatgaggATTCTCATGGTCGGTCTCGATGCAGCTGGTAAGACCACCATCCTCTACAAGCTCAAGCTCGGCGAGATCGTCACCACCATCCCCACCATTG GATTTAACGTTGAAACTGTCGAGTACAAGAACATTAGTTTCACTGTTTGGGATGTCGGTGGTCAGGACAAG ATCCGGCCCCTGTGGAGGCACTACTTCCAGAACACCCAGGGCCTCATTTTTGTTGTAGACAGCAACGACAGAGAGCGTGTTGTTGAGGCCAGAGATGAGCTCCACCGGATGCTGAATGAG GACGAGCTCCGTGATGCTGTGCTTTTGGTGTTTGCAAACAAGCAAGATCTGCCTAATGCCATGAACGCTGCTGAAATTACCGATAAGCTTGGCCTGCACTCCCTGCGCCAGCGGCACTG GTACATCCAGAGCACATGTGCTACCTCTGGTGAGGGTTTGTATGAGGGGCTTGACTGGCTTTCGAACAACATCGCTAACAAG GCTCGAAGCATCTAG